The genomic window CGTAAGGATCTCCCTATTTTGATTCctcactttttctttagtgTTGTTTGTAACATTGGGACAAAAACGTTGTATTGAAGAATGAATTGACATACTAAACTCGAccaaaggaaaacaaatataagtcTCTGAAAGATGCCTCCTTTTGTTCTGTAGGGAATCATGGGCAGCTAAAAGGGAATCACCTCATCAAAGATATGTACATAGTTCATCAAACCGCCAAGGTCGCAGAGGTCAATGCAACATGCGCGCCTATGTAACACACCCATCAAATCCATAACCGTAAAGGGAAGAAAAGCTCACTCACCTGAACAGTTATGAAGTGGCGAGTCAGATCAAATGGTGAAGAGGCAAAAACATTCAATCACTTGAATACTGATGAATATAGAAAAACACAATGGAGGTTTTTTAATGAATGACGctgaaaagagagaataacaACGAATCAGAAACTCACTTGAATACTGCTGCTCTTTAACTgataaggaaacaaacaatcaCGAGGCAAAAACATTTATTCACGGCAGCTTTAAGGCTTGCTTCACTTGTGCAAGCGCCGATGGGTGCATCCTACTAATGGCAGAATTAAAGGCATCTCCATGAAGTGTAGAACATGTCTGAAGGTTCTCACGCGTTGAGTTCTCTAGTGACATCTGGTAGATTGGGTCGGAAACTTTTATCTAAATAAGATCCAACCCCCCAAAAAAGAAGTGTAATAAATCAGTGGTTTTGTAGAAGCTGGTTCTTCAAGAAAcccatattttaaattaacttTTACCTGACTTTTCCGTAACTCTTTGCTTGGCGGGGTTTCTTCTCCTTGAGACCTGCTTGAACTCATGTCACCGCTGGAATTATAAATTGTGTGTTTCTTAATTCTTAGTGTTGTGAACAGTtcaataacaaataaaaaaagtcacttaaaattaatttaataatgttATGTAATgtaagtaattaaaaaaagtatcTGAccttgattcttcttctgttaaatctttgttttcacCAAGGATCACACTGGTGCATGTACTGTTTCCAGAAACGCGATAAATTATATCACAAAGATACATAAGTCAAACTGTTAATTCTCGACTGTGCAAACCTGTACCTTAGTATTAGATCAAGCTTGTCAAGAACTTGGGGCATTCTAAGTGTAAGTATTATGGAAAGAGCCAAGCCAAATGTCTTTTGTTGCATGGGAGACGCATGGTCCACCTGCACGAGTAGATGCAAGACTAAAGTGCGTCagataatgaaaaagaaacatgcATTTCAACATGTAGAGCAGTTTGACAATGAGATATTGCTTAGGATTCAAGAAAAAGACCATGTAAAGACATGAAACAAGTTAATATTCCATTATCTGAAAGTTAATAGTCTAGAAAGCTATTCGAACAACCAGTAATGTTCAAGATGTGTTCTTCACTGACCTTGTCGAGCCAAATGTCGATGAGGCAAAGGAGTATATTGTCTTCGACTGGGACACCTGCCTGTTGGAGTAACACTGAAAGAGATGAATCAGATGTTAGCTGGGCCAGGTAAGTGGTGTTCATCACCAGAATCCTTGCAAGGATAGCTGCTGAAGACACTTTAACTGCAGTCTTGGATGGATCACGGTCATCTCCACCACTCAAGCAAATAATCACCAGTTTCTGCGAGAAAACGAACAAACCAACTCCATCAGATGCATTAAGGAAGAAAATGGATTTTGCATCCATCAAAAGAAGACTAGAAAAATTCACCTGCAAACAGCTGCTGATGAGAGGGGGCACTTCCACAGGAAAACACTGCTCAATACACAAGCACATGTTCATATCAAGAAGTTAAACTTGGCGTAATTTGCAACACATTTATAGAGAGTCATGACAAAAAATTCCAGTGTAATCATGCCAAAAGTTCCATTACTGgtcaatatatatgtatcccAAGAGATGAGGCTAtgtaatacaaaaataaatgcaGTCTAGATACAAACTTAACAGAAGAATAAGTATCTCTGGAACTTAAACACCATCACAATAAGGATACGACCAATTGGGAAAATGGGAAATTATACGCACCTGAACTAAGATGTCAATCACTGGAAGAATCGAGAGTAAACCCTTATCATTTACATTTCCAACGATAAGATCAAGAATTTTTGCGACACTTGAAGCATGCATATTTAGAAATTCTCCTCCATCCAAAATGATATACGAATCCATGATACTGACAGCAACCTATATATGGTCATTTGAATGTCTCAAGACGTAACATGTTGAAGTAAATCTGAACACACACATGTATAGGTCATTAATGAATCAAACAACTCcttgaaaacttaaaaagctCACCTGTAAATGATCAAAACTTCTTTCAATGATCTCCACCATATAGGGAAACAATGCTAATAGCTGGGGCACCATCATAGGAGCATAGGAAAGTGTGGTTTCCCATAACTGCATATGTAGAGCAGTGTTATTAATATATAGCGCATTTGTATCAGCAGAAAAGAAAGGTATACATGTTATGATATGGAAACTTACTGCCATGCTATCCTCCAGAAGGTTGAGTGAATCAGGGCTATTTATGTCAATGCCCTTTTGGAGTATTGGGAGCAGTATGCTATAGCAAATGGGAGACTGATAACCAAGTGCAATCACAAAATTTCGCAGTGCGACAAGAAGCTGGATCTGCAGAAGGCTTTCACCAGAAGATTCCTCCCAAACCTGTTCTTAAGTCAACCACATAGATAGTCAGCTATAAATTGCGgaccaagaaaagaaaaaacaaaaaaacaaatccacaaAGAAAGCTAGTATACCTTCTGGAAGAATTGCACCAACTTTTGTGCGTACGGAATGACTTCGCTAACATGGCCAATAAGAGTAGAAATCAAATTCAGAATTTGAACCTGAGAATAGTTAGATGTTGTATGAGTCATCGAAGGAAGTATAATGGCAAGAATGGAGTGCTATAATGAATTTGAGGCAGCTACATCAAGTACCTTCGAATCAAACTCTTGAACTACCTCGACCATTTTGAAACATGAATCCCAACAGATtggaagaagatcaagaaaactTTGCTCCGAAAAATTTGCATCCTCGACATGTAAGCATAATGACCTACTAGCTGCCAGCTACATAAGTAAACAGATGATCTCAGAGGTCACCAAtacatataaagaaaaaaatgagagaatgTGCCCTTAATGCAAGAcagaaagataaaagaaacaaagatgagaTAAGATGAGACTACCTTTACAGCGAGGTCATTGTCTTGCAACAATTTGATCAAAGCACAATAAACTGCTCTTTTTGTGTCATCCTTAATCTGAAAGGTTGTAATCATCAACCATTTACCATTAGCCAACCATTTTTCAACCAAAATCTAATTGACGAAAACTAGGGTAGAGAAGAGAACACAAACCAACAGGGTAACTAACCCTAATAGCCATTTGTAACAAATAACCAGAAACAATTCTGCTTTTAGATGGCTATCCCTCATTGACTCAACTTATGGACAAGATATTATGTCAATTTGCAAATTATGTTATAATCTTAAGATgcttttagaaaaaaagataagatgTGATTTCCTCCAAAGCCTTGTCAAGCTTAGCTGCATAAACATGGTAAAGCCGGTGTAAAACAAGTAAACAGCAGTACCTCCGAAACCCAATGTCCCAATATCATAGCAACTTTTCGGTGGATGATACGCCTATTTGGATGGTCATTTGAGAGTTCAAGGGATAGAGCACCATTAAACCTGCAGCCAATCATCCGATCATTAAGAAGGGTACAATAATTACTTGActaatcaaaacttttgtcACATTCTGCTGGCTAGCAAAATGAAGGGTCAAGATGTTTAGAGCAGATGGAAAAAAGATTCAGACATTAGAAGATCAAGAGCATACCAATCTCTGAAATTAAGATAATTCGAGAGCTCATAGTAGACATATGCAGTAGCAGCGTATGCCGCATCTTTAAGAAGCAGTGCAGGAGTTATTTCAGTAACAGAAGGGGGACAATTATTCATTGCTTCTTGAAGGATGGACACAACAATAGGTCCTAGCAGCTGTCCACAATTATAGAGACAGATGGAATACGCATCAGTTATAGCGTTTAATGATATCTATATCAATTAGCAGACTTCTTTTCAGAACAGGATGAAGTGCCTAAGACTATTTGCTACTTACTTGGCTGTAGTTctcaaacaaaaccatatataGAGCTTCAGCACAAGGCCTCAATTTCTCTGTCCACTGAATCATGTCCTGCTCATGATGAAAGGACTCAGGGTTCTGGTACCACTCCTCTAGGTCACTTGCTGTTAGTACAAAATACCTGTTGGAATGTCGATGGTTAATTTCAGTAAACTTTTCTTCCAGGCATCATTCATACAACGACCATGACACCATCACAGTTCACAACACAATAAATGAACTTAATGCATGCAATAATTTTCAAACTAGCTCCACTAGGCCCCGACAGTAACATTGCCTTCTCATTTATTCCATGCACGCAGCAAGAAGAGATTGAGACCAGAGATACATAGATGTACAGCAACTAGATCATTATGTGTCCACAAGATTGCCCCAGCTCATAttatgttttggattttgcatTGGTATTGAAATTTATGTATTATCAAATTAACTAATAAGAACTAAGGCATGaaataatatgaatataaCAGGGCCACAGTTTGGTAACTAAGAGAGAcccaaaaatttgaattcacATATCTTACTGTTAGTTAAGAGTGTTACCGTCTCACTAGTACGTTGCAGAGAAGAACTATCCTTTCATTGGGTAAAAGTGACGACACAATGCCACCAACTGTGTTGGAAgcattcttcttcctctgctcaAATGTATCTCCGTTGTCATCCATCACACGACCAGTTCGACTTGGCTTATATTCTTTACATTCAAGCACAGATTTCACCATCACCATACactgaataaaaaaatcttcaaatggCAACAATGCCTGTTCGGGGTCCGTTATCTTGTTTAAGCAGAAATCCACTACAACTGGAAGAGCACATTTATCTCCAAACGAAAATGGATGCCTGCTTTGAATAGCACCTAACACCTTCATCAGCTTGACACATGCCTTCTTTACAAACTCCCAGAATTTAGGATCTCGATTTTGAAAAGATGAATCTGCATGGAGGCTCCACACAAGTTAgcaatacatacatatatatgtgtgcTGACAGGTCATATGCATGAAAAAGAGTTTCcaccacacaaaaaaactcacaatATGGAAGAAAGGATTGAGCCGCATTCAAGAGCGCAGGAGAGACTTCTTTCACTGGTTGTATCTCCTGAGAGAAACGAGTTAGCTGTATATTCTTTTATCTGCATGAAGAGCATATGCCGGAGAGCAAGAAAGATTTCTCTATCCCGATGTAGTCAACCAATCTATTAAGGTTATGATTTCAACTTAACCATTGGAAGATAGCAGAAGAAATGGAAAGTGCGGGGAACGGAACACATATTTGGCGAAACTATACCACAAGTTCATAGAAGGGAGATAGCTGAAGGTGAATGTGATAATGAACtaaaaagattcatgaaaaaGTATAGTGTATCTACCTGTATATTATTGGCATCGCTTAGAAATCCTGAAATTATCAGTTGGCGCACtattttcaaacataaaaaccaCCTCTCACAAGTCAGAAAAAGCTCATCGTGATGCTGCTCGGCACTATTTGAACCATAGCTCTGAACCATTGTTGAAAAGCCATGTAGAATTGTTTGGACATCAGTTTGCCAAAGGTGCCAACTAAAGTCGAAGAATTGCGACGAGATCTGCCAACAAATTAAACTGGACCTTATCCTTAACTAAAGCAAAAAACGAAGCTTTGGTCCAACAATAAATTCATTCAAGAGGAGAAAGGAAACTGATAAGGGGTTGATGTTAGTAGCAGACTCACCTCAGCGAAGGTCTTCTGATCCGCAGTGAGACGTTTAGTAGACAATTCCTTTAAGGTTCgaaaaagaatcagaaagaTTCTGTGAGAAGCCAGAACGTCAGCTGAGTGAAGCTGTTGCGCTAGTACCGAAAAGAGATCAGGCCTGATATCATGAAGCACGCAATGCATAAACTCAGTAAATCAAGGAAGATAGTGTCCAGTTAATATGAATTAAGAAGGGAAAATGCTGACCATTCCCTAGGATAATCAAAACGGGCTATCTTCGATATGAGAACAGCCAACATTTCCGCTATCTGCAATAAAGCAAACAAAGTCAGATAGATATGCTTACAAAGTATATGCCTCAAATGGTGTAgtcaaggaaaaaaatcaaaagtaaatgCTACAACACCTGGTAGTTCTCTTCTCTCAAGTGAGACAACAATTTCTGCCTCAGATGACTCTTTTCCTCGTTGCTCATACTCCTGTAAGAATTGCCAGAAAGAGTGTCAAGGCCTAACATACAGGGTAGTATCTTTGCAGAGCGAAGAATCTAAACGAGCCAGCTAAAAAGAATTATAAGTAGAATTGCCGATTCCGGAAACAACTTGAACTTACCATGAATTTCTTCTGCTCTTCCAATGACGGTTGATACTGTTCTTGAAATACACTGAGGCCATTAATCTAACGTCCACATGGGACACCAAATCCTTGGATGCAATTACTTCCTGCAACCAAACCAGAGGAAATGAGCGAGTAAAATCAAGCTGACATTTGCAGAAACCACAAGACACATAGATTAGAAACGCTACCATAAGGCAAGAACAGAAACCAGGTCTACTCTCCGACAGAGATAGAGCCGCCTCCGCCGGCCGCCGAACGGTCTCGTCACCGCTCATTGAATTAGCTAATAGCGTGTACATCGCCGGCAAATCGGAAGCCGATAACGCCATCAGATCCGACGATATTGTTGACCTAATTAACCAAGGAAACGTCGAGGATGAACCCTAGAGGTTTGTTACGACGACGATAAAATCTCACGGCGAAGGAAGGAAAACGCGAAGCTAGTagagacagagaagagaagaaagatcgtcttcttcttcctccgtcTTTCAACTTCTCTTAAGCTCTTGAAACGTAACAATGTCACTAGTGAAAAtgatttcctcttttttttttaacagtcgaagaaaaaagaaatacttaCCGTCGCTCTGATCGGATTCCGATCACCCAACCGGAGACTTTCGTTTTGGGCTAACTACAGATTATTGGGCCTATAATAAATAAGCCCAAATTAATAATCGCGCGTGATCTTAACGGCGCGTGAACGCAAATAAACAACGATCGCTCGTGTTTGCTAAAATCTTATTGGTGGAGATACGTGGGATTGCATCAAATTTGCCACGTATGATACCCGCCTTAAATTGAGAACGGGAAGCAACCGGAATTTATTTTCAGGAAATACGAAACAACCCCTGCTAGTTTTTGAAGTGAGTAATTGCCCCTACCAATTTCTTAATCCAATTGACAATTTTGGTGTCTTTTGTAAGACTATTAAATATGGGGAATActctaaattaattaaaatatatatgtcattcgagaaatttcctttttttcctttaaaccCTGCGAACCTATTTAATGATGTCCTTCTCGATTTTTCTCGAAGCGTTGAGTTTCGTGAATAAGACACGcttagaagaggaagaagaagattcgttgacaacaaaacaataaaagagaaaaagattgagAGGTTGTACTTTCGGGATGGTGAGAACAAGATTGGCGATATCTGTTGTTCTTGTGTcgacattgttgttgttgaatgtGAAAGCGAAGAGCGTTGATCCTTACAAGGTACGGTTTGTGATtcatcttgttttctttccattCACAAGTCTTTTGATTGGGGCCGGAAATAATGATTACTTTTGATTGTCCCCTTTCTCATTGAAGTTTGGGCTGACAAATTTGTGGGTGTTATAGAAAAGAAggatttttgatatattaggTTTTGCTCAGTAGTTTTTGCTATTGATTATAAACATTATTAACTAATGAATGCATCTTCAGGTTCTTGGAGTATCTAAGGATGCAAAGCAGCGTGAAATCCAGAAAGCTTTCCACAAGTAAGCACCCTTCGTTTCTAGTCGCTGATTAAGCTAATAATTCGAATGATGATCAACAAATAGTTTACTCATGTAgcttgtgattttttttggcaggCAATCTCTGAAATATCATCcagataaaaacaaagataaggGTGCTCAGGAGAAGTTTGCTGAGATTAATAATGGTAGGTATCAAATTTCCCTAGGAGATGTGTCCTGTAATCGAATCTTTTAGTATATTATAAGATTATTCTTGTTCTATGGCCATGTGTTTGTGGCacaaattgaatttttgttgatCTGGCTTTGACAAGTTTAAACCCTTATCTATGTGTAACAGCGTATGAGATCTTAtctgatgaagagaagaggaaaaactATGATCTTTATGGAGATGAGAAAGGACAGCCTGGATTTGATTCGGGGTTTCCCGGAGGTAATGGTGGGTATTCTTACTCCTCAAGTGGTGGTGGTTTCAACTTTGGAGGGCCTGGTGGTTGGCAAAATATGGGCGGTGGGGGAGGTTCCAAATCGTTTTCTTTCTCGTTTGGCGGTCCTAGTGAAAGCTCCTTTGGTTTTGGTATGGATGATATCTTTTCCATGTTTTCGGGCGGTAGTTCTAAAGGAAAGGAGCAGTTTGGTGGCTTTGGTAGCTCATCGAATGCTGAATCTAAATCAAAGAGCAGTACTGTAGCAGCTATCAAAACCATTAACTCTCAGGTCTATAAGAAGGACGTTGTGGACCAAGGGATGACTTGGCTTTTGTTGTCGTATCTTCCATCTCAGAGGGGAAGCCAGTACCATGAATCCATCATAGAGGAAGTTGCTGAGTCGTTGCAAGGAGCTTTAAAGGTAAAACATATGCTTGTCAAGTTAGttgattttgggttttctGTTTCGTTCTTAAAAGAAGAAGTgtagtttcttttgttgtttacgTGATTTAACTTTATGTTTACAGGTTGGGCGATTAAATTGTGAAACAGAATCCTCTCTTTGCAAACAACTAGGCATAGTTCCTCGTAGGGCTCCAAGGatgtttgtttattcataCACATCAAGTGGCAAAGCTACCTTAGCAGAATATACTGAAGAGCTTGTTGCAAAGAAGGTGAAAAGCTTCTGCCAGGAACATCTACCGAGATTCTCAAAAAAGATTGATCTGAATACATTCGATGTATCTGCCGTTAGCTCACAAAAGACTCCTAAAGTTTTGCTTCTgtcaacaaagaaagacaCTCCTGTCATCTGGCGGGTTCTAAGTGGCTTGTACAATGGACGATTTGTCTTTTACAACACAGAGGTTTGTTATATTTTGGCTTTAATTTCCACTTACATCACTATTCCTACAATTATTGTTACTGCGAGAGTCTGATGGTCGTAGAAATTATGGGGTGGTTCCCTGGTCCACGTTTAATGACGAGTCAGCAAATTTGAACTTAATTATTAGAATTCCTTAGACATGAAATCTTTTTAGctaaagtatttttttctcatgatCTTGTAGGTCCATGATACTTCTGATCCAAAGATACAAAAGTTGGGGGTAGACAAGTTTCCGGCAATAGTTGGTTGGTTATCGAATGGGGAGAAGCAAGTCTTGAAAACAGGTATCACTGTGAAAAATCTGAAATCAGCTGTCCAGGAACTTGGTAAATTGCTTGAAggattagagaagaagaacaagaaggtCTCTTCTAAGAGTCAGGCGGGCCAAGCCCCTAACGAGTCCTCAGAAAAGATACCTCTTCTGTCAAGACCAAATTTTGACTCCATTTGTGGGGAGAACACTCCTGTTTGTATCATTGGTGCCTTCAGATCGTCAAATGGTAAAGAGAAGCTGCAGTCAATAATGTCCAAGGTAAACAAATATATCACTACCTCTATACTCTATTTATATGCCTTTGGCTCAGTATGATAGTTAAACACGGTTCTTTGATAAATTTCAAGAAGTGAAGCGGTGTTCTTTCTTCAAGCCATTACTCTTTTGGTTCTTTGACTTGATGATGAATAATCCTCCGGCTCTATTCTTTGTCCAGGTATCCCAGAAATCACTCTCTCGACGACAAGCTTCAACCACAGGTTCTCAGGACACAGTATCCTATTCGCTTCTAGACGCAACAAAACAATCTGCGTTCTTGAGCTCCCTTGACAAATCAGAGTTCAAAACTTCTTCTGATAAGCTCCTAATAGCTTACAAGCCTCGACGAGGTAAGTTTGCTACATTCAAAGGCGATATGACTATTGAGGAAGTTGAGAAATTCGTAGCAGCTGTTCTTAACGGAGACATACAGTTCACAAAGACAAGACAGAAACCCCAGATcaaatgaaagttttttttcatcaGACATTAGTTTCAGAGATGTACATCGTTTTGGAGGAGAAAAGGGTGATTTTTCACGTTTCCTGTGTTGCAATCTGCTTTTGACAGTAAGTTTGTGTATTGTCAAGAGACGTGAAACAGTTCTATAGGACTAGAATTATGTCATTGTACTGAGTACTGACTACTGAGTTCTTTGtaattattacaaattataaatatgaaaatgttgGGGTTTTGACTTTGAACCCCAACACACTTCTGAAATTAGAGACCGGTAAAAACAGTTTAAAAGCCGCAGTGACCCTGATTTACTCCAGTTAACCACACTCTATAGACAAGTTAGAGTGTTACTTTTTGGCAGAATAACAGTTTAAAAGCCGCAGTGACCTTCGGGCCTTTGACCGCGAATCCAACGGTCACGAACCGGAAGAAACCAGACTAAATCCGCGACACGAACTTTTTGATTGAACCGGCTAATTTATGGTACCAGCTAAACCTTGTAGAGCAAAAGAGAAAccctgattcttcttcttcacatcgTCGCGAGCTCTGGTTCTCTGCTCTCATCCGCTTCACAAAATTGATTTGCGAGTCGTTGTGTTCCAACTCTCATTCTTTTGCACCTGgatttcttccattttcaGGTTATTACAATCACGTTAGATTTtgcgttttttttgttttcacagtCCTGTGGTCGATTTCGATACGGTTCGATTAGGCTTACACTTCAGATTAGTTTCATCTTTCAGTTCCATGAATCGATTAGGTTTAGTTCACTAATTTTAGCATGGTTTGAGATTAGATTTAGAAAACCCGATTCATTAACTGGTTGACAATGCTGTGGTTTTAGACTGTAGTGTTTGATCTAAAATGGTTTTCTGTTTGATATAATCGTATTGGTTGTATTTTAAATCTCATTTAAATGATGTATCAACTATAAAGCCTTCTGGTTTTGTTGCAGATAGATGGTTCTATGAATGTTGCTGAGAATCAGATATTAGTTAGGCCATCTTGGACATGGGAATCCAGAATATTTTATGGCAAGTGGCGAAGAAATCATTCACTGGAAGTATTATAGGGCTTACCATTTCAGATAGATGTTGTAGCGTTGTTCCAGTGAGAGGAGATTCCATGTCTCCCACATTTAATCCCCAGCGGAATTCTTATTTAGGTAAGTGTCCTACTGCACAAACTGCTAGAAGGTAGACTTTTGCTTATTTTGGtccattcttctttcttattagATGTTCAAATGTTGATGCAGATGATTATGTACTTGTGGACAAATTTTGCCTTAAGGATTACAAGTTTGCGCGTGGTGATGTTGTAGTGTTCAGGTATGTTCCCTATAATGCCACATTTGAGTCATCCTTTGACAAGGGAAGATTATAGCTACATAATACTTAAATACATGTTGATCTCTTGTTTAAACCTTTTCTTGGATGCTTACAGCATtcacaattttattaaatctAATTCCCTAAAACCTTACAAATGTTTGTTGTCCTATTTGTGGTGCTGAACCATGAAATTCGTGCATATTCAATCTCTGGTACATTTGATATAATGTATTTGGTCATGAATACAAACTCTTTGGATTCTATTCTTGCTTTTTGCTTCCTTTAGCTCAGCTTTTTCAGGTCTCAAATCTGTTTTATAATGTTCATCTGACATTGTGCCGTATGTGTTCTAAGttgtatattttgaaatacatCATTAAGCTCCTGACGATGTGAACTGCATCTCTGTGGCAGCTCTCCGACACATTTCGGAGATAGATACATAAAGAGGATAGTCGGGATGCCTGGTGAATGGATAAGTAGTTCTCGGGATGTGATCAGAGTCCCAGAAGGTCATTGTTGGGTAGAAGGAGATAACAAAACTTCCAGCTTAGACTCAAGATCCTTTGGCCCTGTAAGTTCTCTGCTTCCAAACCCCAGCACATAGTTTCATAGAATTAGAACGTAGATGATGCACATGATATTCTTTTCAAGGCCTGTCCCATGTGACTGATCTGGATAAACTTGTTTTGGCAGATTCCTTTGGGTTTAATTCAAGGAAGGGTCACTCGTGTCATGTGGCCTCCTCAAAGAATAAGCAAGATCGGTCGATAATGCTAATGGAGAATGAAAAGGTATGTTCCTTCCTGTTCCAAATGAATACCCCCTTCCTCAAGATTCTCTGTTAAGGAATCTGCTTCATACCAAAGAATGGTTTATCAGAAAGATTGAAAGgtcgtttttcttcttcccttttcaTACAATGTAGGACGTCTCCATGTTCCTCAAGATCTCTATGGGAATTCTCAAATTCACATTTCtatcccatttttttttttttaaatagaaaaataaacgACACTTAAATACTCCGTTCTCAAATCGGAACCAAAGTCACGTGTCAATGATACCAATTAACACTCTTCGTTCTTATATCGGTTCTGGTCAGCTtcgatttcttttgtttcagttGAATTCCAGTTGATGGAATTAAATTCACTTGGTCGATCCGGTTTGGTCGCTTGTTCGAACACGAGCAATTAAATCTAGTCCaatcagaaaagaaaagacataccatgggaaataaataaatgctGTAATAAATTACAATGTTGTACACGTGGTAAGTGTGATTAATTCCTTATGTTAATTTCCTGGAAGAATAagtgtttattatataaataaatgcatGGAAAATTCGAAACCTCCTCCTTGCTCTGGCGTTTCTCCTTCGGGGTAAGATCAATTTTGGTTGTTCCtccactttctttctttttcttttttctcgaATTTTCACTGTCGTACAAATTTTCTCGTCTTTGCTGGAAATTTTCTGggagattttcttttcttttatctgtttctctctcttactTTTCCTTCATTTTCCACTCGGCGTCTTGCGAACTACGCAAGTTTCTTAGTTACTACTATTTCGTTACCTTTTTTTGGCATTTTGATCGAAAGCCTTTTCTCGAGATTAACGCTCTCCGCccttttttccattttatacCAATTAAATGTTGTGTTTCGTGAAACGCGAACTATTCTCTGGtaatttctcttgattttggCTATGTGTTCTTCGTTGATCGTAATTTTCTCGCTTGTTCTGTGAAAATTTTCTTGGCTGTTTGTTTGTGGTTTCGTTTCAGTGTGGTTTATTTCTCTGTTCAATCGGTGCCCCTTCAATTTTTAGATCAGAATCTTAAGTTGCTTTTGCTTGGTATCCTCAATTTTTTTGTGAGTATTGTTCAAGATCTGTGACGGAAACTGAGATCTGTCTGTTGGtgtttt from Arabidopsis thaliana chromosome 3, partial sequence includes these protein-coding regions:
- the ATERDJ3A gene encoding DNAJ heat shock N-terminal domain-containing protein (ATERDJ3A; CONTAINS InterPro DOMAIN/s: Molecular chaperone, heat shock protein, Hsp40, DnaJ (InterPro:IPR015609), Heat shock protein DnaJ, N-terminal (InterPro:IPR001623), Heat shock protein DnaJ (InterPro:IPR003095), Thioredoxin-like fold (InterPro:IPR012336), Heat shock protein DnaJ, conserved site (InterPro:IPR018253); BEST Arabidopsis thaliana protein match is: DNAJ heat shock family protein (TAIR:AT2G22360.1); Has 29746 Blast hits to 27935 proteins in 3434 species: Archae - 203; Bacteria - 10482; Metazoa - 6798; Fungi - 2759; Plants - 3202; Viruses - 20; Other Eukaryotes - 6282 (source: NCBI BLink).); translated protein: MVRTRLAISVVLVSTLLLLNVKAKSVDPYKVLGVSKDAKQREIQKAFHKQSLKYHPDKNKDKGAQEKFAEINNAYEILSDEEKRKNYDLYGDEKGQPGFDSGFPGGNGGYSYSSSGGGFNFGGPGGWQNMGGGGGSKSFSFSFGGPSESSFGFGMDDIFSMFSGGSSKGKEQFGGFGSSSNAESKSKSSTVAAIKTINSQVYKKDVVDQGMTWLLLSYLPSQRGSQYHESIIEEVAESLQGALKVGRLNCETESSLCKQLGIVPRRAPRMFVYSYTSSGKATLAEYTEELVAKKVKSFCQEHLPRFSKKIDLNTFDVSAVSSQKTPKVLLLSTKKDTPVIWRVLSGLYNGRFVFYNTEVHDTSDPKIQKLGVDKFPAIVGWLSNGEKQVLKTGITVKNLKSAVQELGKLLEGLEKKNKKVSSKSQAGQAPNESSEKIPLLSRPNFDSICGENTPVCIIGAFRSSNGKEKLQSIMSKVSQKSLSRRQASTTGSQDTVSYSLLDATKQSAFLSSLDKSEFKTSSDKLLIAYKPRRGKFATFKGDMTIEEVEKFVAAVLNGDIQFTKTRQKPQIK
- a CDS encoding Peptidase S24/S26A/S26B/S26C family protein, with protein sequence MGIQNILWQVAKKSFTGSIIGLTISDRCCSVVPVRGDSMSPTFNPQRNSYLDDYVLVDKFCLKDYKFARGDVVVFSSPTHFGDRYIKRIVGMPGEWISSSRDVIRVPEGHCWVEGDNKTSSLDSRSFGPIPLGLIQGRVTRVMWPPQRISKIGR
- a CDS encoding Peptidase S24/S26A/S26B/S26C family protein, whose translation is MGIQNILWQVAKKSFTGSIIGLTISDRCCSVVPVRGDSMSPTFNPQRNSYLDDYVLVDKFCLKDYKFARGDVVVFSSPTHFGDRYIKRIVGMPGEWISSSRDVIRVPEGHCWVEGDNKTSSLDSRSFGPVSSLLPNPST